In Nitrospira defluvii, the genomic stretch GCGGACCCGGAATATTCGAAGTAGTTGTCTCGCGTCTCGATCACCCCGACCTTGACGAGCCGTCCCGCCGGCATCTCGTTCACGAGCAGATTCCAGATCAGCAGGACCAGGTTTTCCCCCGTCGTCGTTTGGCTCGCAAACTCAGGATCCTGATTTAAGTCCTGATGGTCGAAACGCCGCACCACGGTCCGCTCGACCACGGCGTCCAGTTTCAATACGTCCACCACTTGGTGACTGCGGGGATCGATCTCCCCCCTCACGGAGACGAACACCACATAGTTATGCCCATGTCCGTTTGGGTTGTTGCACTTGCCGAAAATGGTCCGGTTGTCTTCCACGGATAGTTGGTCGGTATGCAGACGATGGGCGGCGCAAAACCGATACCGGCGCGTGACGGTAGCCTGTGACATCCGAGCAATACCCCCGACAGATTGACACAACGAACAAGCCGGGAGGGCTACCCGTTAGGAAGGGAGCCACTCCCGGCTTGATGGTTCACTCAACTCACGACATTCCGGCTCTGCCACCGGAAGTCTTATGCACTGAAGGAGCTGCCACACCCGCAGGTGGTCTTCGCTTGTGGATTCTTGATGGAGAATCCGGACCCCTGCAAGCTATCGACATAATCGACTTCCGCCCCCTGCAGCAGCGGCGCACTTTGGGAGTCCATGATGACCTTCACATCACCTTTTTCGATAACCGTATCGTCATCGGCCATTTTCGACTCAAATGCCATTCCATACTGATAGCCGTGGCATCCTCCGCCGCGGACGTAAATCCGCAGCCCGACGACGTCCTTCTCCTCAGTCATGAGTTCTTTTATTTTCTGCTCGGCCAATTGCGTAATCGTTACCATCGTTGTTCCTCCTTCTGGTCTACGTGTTCGGCACGTTGTCTTACTCTACCATCTCGCGGGAACTTACGGAAGCCCGACCCCTCTTTTCTCACCCTGGCCCGACGACGAGGACGTCGGTTGAGCCCATTTGGTCTCGGGGACTCTGACCACGACATCACCCAGCACCCGCGCTTGGCACCCAAGCCGATGCCACGGTTCTGAAAGGGCTTCGCGATCCAATAAATCCTGTTCGTCAAAATCGATTTCAGACAGGTTGTCTCCGCCAGCCTGGACCTCGACTCGACAGGTCGTACACGACGCATTGCCGCCGCAATCATGATTCAGTTGGAAACCGAGCGCTTTGGCCGCTTCCAACAGTGTGAGGTTGGCGTCGACTTCCCCGCTGCGCCCCTGGGGATGGAGAAAACTCACATGCGGCATCCCACAGCCCCTCTAGCTCTTCGCGCCGGCCCCGGTGTGCGCAGGCTGAAACGGACAGCGCTGCAGTCGAATGTGTTCCTCAAATTCATGCTGGAACAACCGGAGACTACTCTGCACCAACACTGCGGCGCCGGTGATGAGCGTACAATAGCCCGTGCCTTTCACAAATCCGCAGAGTTGCAGGAGAGAGTCCAGATCCTTTTGGCTACCTTCACCTCGCTCAATTTTCTCGACCAGCGTAGCCAGATTGATCGTACCCATTCGGCAAGGAGGACATTGTCCGCAGCTTTCGCCCTTGAAAAAGTTCGAATACTTGAGGGTTGCCGCCACCATGCAGGTCGCATCATCAATGACGATAGTTCCAGCCGAACCGAGCCCGGTCCCGGCCTTCTTGAGCGAATCAAAATCCATCGGCAGGTCCAGTTGGTCGGCCGTGACCATTGAGAACGCCGGGCCTCCAGGAAACACGGCCTTGATCTTCCGTCCATTCGGAACGCCCCCGCCGCACGTCTCGATCAGGTCCCGAATCGTGACGCCCATCGGCATTTCATACACGCCAGGCCGATTGACCGATCCGCTGAGCGAGAAGAGCATGGTGCCGGGACATTTCTCAGTCCCGACCTGAGTGAACCATGCGGCCCCATTCTTCAAAATCTGAGGGATATTGCACAAGGTTTCGACATTGTTGACCAGCGTCGGCTTCCCATACAGGCCGAAGTCCGTGGGATAAAATGGCGGCTTCTGCCGGGGCATCGCAGGACGCCCTTGCATCGATTCCAACATCGCCGTCTCTTCTCCCGCCACATAACTGCCGTGACCGGAGAACACCTCTAGATCCAAGTCGACACCCGTGCCCAGAATATTCTTCCCCAACAGGCCGCGCTCACGCGCCTGAGCAATGGCTTTCCTCAGATTCGCTTCTTCTTCCTCGTACTCATGGTTCACATAGATATAGGACGCCTTCGCGTTGACTGTTCGTGACGCGATCAGGCAGCCCTCGATCAGTTGATGTGGGATATGTTTCAGGAGATGACGGTCCTTGAAGGTCCCTGGCTCATGCTCACCGGCGTTGCAGACGAAATAGCGCTCCTGCACCCGATGATTGAGCACCTTGTCCCATTTGATACCGGTTGGGAAACCGGCGCCACCCCGCCCACGCAGACCGGCCTTTTTGATTTCTCCGACCACGTCAGCGGGCGTCAGGTCCTTCAGACACTTTCGCCATGCGTCGTAGCCGCCGGTCTTGAGGTAGGGGTCGATTTCCCATGGCGCCCCATCAAGCTTCTGCAATACCCGTGGTTGAGGTAGGGTCACGTTGTTCCCTTTCGGGGGTCACACCCCCAGATTAGCAGGTGGCTACTATACGGCTGCGATTCAAGAGCCGTCAAGCCACGTTCGCCTGATTAGGCCTCAATCTCAAGCAGTTAGGCCTGATGGACCTACGACGACTCAGCCCAAAGACTCGCCGGAATCGGCGGGCAACTCACGGCAAGAGCGAAAGCAAGAAAAAGGGGACTGATCACCCTCTCGGATAACCAATCCCCATATATATCCGGACACCCTGCTACTTTAGATGGCTCCCAGCGCCCATGAAAAACAGCATCGGGATCGACAACAGGAAGTTGATCCGCGAAGCATACAACGCGGTCTTACCCCACTGAGCCATCTCCGGCGGAGCTGGTGTGCCCTGTGCGGCAGCAGCCACCGCCGCAATCACTTTCTTCTGATTTGGCCAGATCACGCCATGCACATTTCCCATCATGATGATGCCGAGCAGCCCACCGATGCCTAGCGCCATGGCCCCGGTCCCCCCCTTCGCATAGAGGTAGCCATAGAGGACGATGCCGGCAAGCACGGTTACCGTAGCCCCATGTCGGAACCAATTCAGCGCCGCCGGCATCAGCTTCGGGATGACGATGTTCTTCGTCGGTCCGTCCAAGCTCTTGAGAAAGCCAGCATTGATCAGGTTGAAGAAATACAACAGTCCGATCCAGGTAATACCGGCCAGGAAATGAACCCAGCGAATGACCAGTCCGAACCAGTCGGCCTCACCCACTCCCACTCCCGCCATCCCCAAATAGACGACTATCAATCCGACAGCAAGCGCAAACCCTGCGCCCAATGTCTGATACGGATCCTCGAGAAATTTCATACGCCCCCCAACTGTAACGGTTTACTGCCAACCACGTTCTCTACTGCAGGCTGCCGAGGCTTGTCAAGAACCGGCACGCCCTGCCCTGTTGCGCTCAAGCCTGTGGGCTAGGCGGTCATCAGACGATCAACCACACCACACAGCTCTCGCACCGCATCGGCTGAGGCCTGCAAGGCGCGCCGTTCTTCGGCCGTCAGCTCATATTCCACAATGGACTCTCCACCGGACCGGCCCAACGTCACCGGCACACCGACAATCACATCCTTCAACCCATATTCCCCTTCGCACAACATCGCACAGGGGAGCACACGCTTCTGATCGTTCATGATCGCTTCGACCATATCAACCGCCGCAGCCGACGGTGCATAAAACGCGCTGCCGGTCTTGAGCAGTCCCACGATCTCCGCCCCGCCGTCCTGCGTGCGCTTGATCAACGCCGCCAGCCGATCCTGAGGCAGCCGGTCGGTAATGGGAGTACCGGCCACCGTCGTTTGCCGCACCAACGGCACCATCGTATCGCCGTGGCCGCCCAACACCATGGCTTGCACATCCATCCCGGACACATGCAACTCTTCCGCAACGAACGACCGCAATCGGGCCGTGTCCAGCACCCCTGCCATCCCGAGCACCCGCGATTTCGGCAGCCTGCTGACCTGACGTGCCACATGCACCATGGCGTCCAAGGGATTGGTGACCAGGAGCAAAATGATGTTCGGCGAACGCGACACCAATTCCTGCACGACGGATCTGACGATCTTGGCATTCGTCGCCAGCAGTTCATCACGGCTCATGCCCGGCTTGCGGGGGATCCCCGAGGTGATGACAGCGATGGACGACCCCGCAGTCTCGTCATAGCCGTTCGTCCCGACAACTCTGGTGCTGTAGCCGCACACCGGGCCGGCCTGGGTAATATCCAAGGCCTTGCCCTGCGGAACCCCCGGAACAATGTCGACGAGCACGACCTCGTAGGCATCCTTCTCGGCCAACCGCTGCGCGACCGTTCCCCCGACGTTTCCCGCACCCACTACCGTAATCTTTGGTCGTCCCATCATCCCACCTCGTGAAGCGTGAAACGTGAAGCGTCAGGCGCAAAGTCCCCTTTGCACCCACCGTTTACCCTTCACGTCGGTTCATGACCCGTCCAGCCGCCGACCTTGAAATTGATCGTGCAGACAAAATTGTCTCCGTCATAAAAATTCACTTTGATTTTCTTCTTTCCATACGTCGTCGCGAGGAACTCTTCCGGCGCATCTACCAGTCCCTGGTATCCGCCCGGTGGATATTCCCCCAACTCATGAAACACCACGATCATGCCGGACTTTACTTCCTCAAGAAGCTTGGCCGTACAACGCGGATAAATCTCCCAAAACTTCGCGTCAATCTCCTCCCGTGTTGGCTCGGGCCGTTCCTCGCCGGGCTTGATGTCTCGATTCGCAAACTTGGCCTGCCGCCGGACATAGGGATACTGATGTCCCGTGAACAGCTTATACAGCCAGGGTGGCACGGTCGGTCGTGGTGACTGCTCAAACATCGTAGCGTGCTCCAATACTGAAAACCGTTGAGGTGACCGATCAGGCGGTCAGCCGATGGTAAATCCTCGGCAGCTTCTCCGGCAACCCCTCCACACGATCAATGACCACGTACCGTACGTCTCCGTACATCCGCCGCAGATAGGGATCCGCCTGCTTGTCGATCGTGATACACACCGGCTCGATGCCGCAGGCCCGGGCTTCCCGCAGCGCCACACGGGTGTCTTCAAGCGCATACTCGTCCTTGTACCCGTCATCCAACGGCCGTCCGTCACTGATGACGACCAGTAATCGCGTCTTCGCCTGGCGGGCGAGCAGTTTACTCGTGGCATGGCGGATCGCCGCCCCGTCACGATTCTGCTGAAGCGGAACGATCCCCCCCAATTTGGCGCCCGCTCGACCGGTCACCGGCTCATCGAACCCTTTGATCACCACAAAATCCACCTGATGCCGTCCCTGTCCCGAATACCCATAGACCGCGAATTGGTCGCCGATCGCGGTGAGCGCCTCGCACAACAACACCAACCCCTGCTTTTCAATGTCGATGATCCGTCTCCCCTGCTCCACCTGTCGGCTGGTGGAACCGCTGAGATCGACTAGGAACGCCGCCGCCACCTCCCGCTCCCGCTTTTCCCGCCGCACATACATCCGCTCCGATGGTTCAATACCTGCCTTCAGATCAGCGAGCCGACCGACGAGGGCGTCCATGTCCAAGTCTTCACCGTCTACCTGGCCGGGCATTCGCCGAAGTCCGGGGGGACGCAGACTCTCAAAATACCGTCTCAACAGCCGGACCGGTCCGCGCTGAGCCGCCAAGGTCGCTTCGACAAACTCCGATGCCCCCTCGGCCGCTTCTCGCTCCAACACGCGGGACCAGTTCATGCGATAGTCCTGAATGGCGGCATCCCATTCATGGTATCGCACCGCCTTGGTCGCCCCGGCCTTCTCATCCTGAGGTTGGCGCCCCTCGCCCTCCACCGCCAACATCTCTTCCACCATGCTGGGCGGGCGTCGCCCAGCAACCAACATCTCTTGCGATGTCTGCTGCGATCGCGCCGTGCCGGCGCCTGACGAGCCACCGGAATCGCCGGCCAAGCCGGTACCACCCTCGCTGTCCCCCTGGCCGGAAGCCGCGCGATCCTCAGAACTCGAGTCGGCTCGATCTCTCACCAGGTTGGGATCCATCGCACCGCGGTAGTCCCAGTTGTCCATAGAGCGATAGGTCTCGGATAGATCCTCCGACGACTTGGGAGCAGGGATCGACTGTTCGGGCACCTCTGCCTCATCCTGGGTGGGAATCGTTTCCCGGCGAACCCTGAGCAACTCGTCCATCCGCACATAGAGCCGATCGGCGAGTCGTACCGCCTCCTCAGCACTTGCTTGCGCATGAAAGATCGTCCGACAGAGTCCCCAGAGCTCCTCGACCTCACGTTTCACGGCATCAGGAATCAAAACGGAATCTGCCTCGGTGGTGGAGAGGAGCAGCAACTGGTCGACGACCAGTTCCCGCACCGTCATCCCATGCGCAAGACCTCGAACACTCACCGCGTCTTTGGCAATCAAGGCCAAATCCCGGCTCAATCCCGGATATTCGGCGCGCAGCAAATACTCCACCCTGGCATCCTCGAGGAGGGCCCAGAGATCGCGGATCAGACCGGGTTGAGGATATCGTGCAAACACATCCCCCAGGCTGCGGGCTTCCCGTGAGGCCTTGCGCCCATATCGTTGCGCAAGTTCCTGAGTCAGGTCCTGCAGGCAGGCGATGGGCAAGTCGAAGGTACCGAATTCGAGGTGGCCAGCTTCATGCGCAGTCATAACCATATAGAGGCGCACATTCTCGTCATACGTCGGATAACGTCGAACGATAGAGGGAAGTCCGATACTCCGACCGTCTTCACTGACCGTGGCGCGAGCCATGGGCTGGACCGACTCAAGCGCATGAGGCAGATCGTGGATACGCACATCCCGACCACAGAGCGCCTGCGCAAACAAGCTGACACGCCGCGCGATCTGGCGAAGCGGCACACCACTCATCGCCTGCGACAGCGCGCCCAACGCCTTCTCCGATTCCATCGCAAAATAGGCGCGTCCCCCGTCGAGGCTGAATTCCAACACCTCCATGCCGGAAGCGAACCAGGCCTGGAATTTCTCGACCGCCCCGTCGCCGGATCCGATCAGGGCGACCAATTCAGGACAACGCCGGAAATAGGCCAGGGCCGTGTCGGCATCACGCTCGGCCAGCAGCAGTCCGTAGCGCAACACCTGCACCCGCCATTCGTCGTTCGGCAAACCGCGAAGAATCGACGGGGCCTCTGCCAAGGCCGTAATGCCGGCTTCCGGCGAACGCTCAGCCATCTGCGCGCCCAATCGCATGACATGATGGCGTTGCTCCTGATCAGCGATGTCTTGCAGGATGGAGGGACTTGTCCGGAAAAACTCCAACGCCCCCAAATAATCCGGCTTACCGAGACTGTTCTCCACGATCAATTGCATCCCGAACCGCACCCACGGACGCACCAGCTCTGGCGTCAACACGGGCGCGATGGAGGGAATTTGACGGATATATTCCACGGCCAAGGCAAAATCCGTCTCCGCCAGTTCGCAGGCCAAGTCCAGCCAGGTGGGCCAGTCGTCCGGCGACAGCACGCTGATGACGTCCGGCGCAATCCGAATAAACTCCACCGCCACGTTGGCCTGCCGATCGGCAAGCTCCAGCCCCGCCGTCAGCACGACTCGTCGTTGCGGCGGTTCGAGCAGACCCAGCAGGATCGGACTTTCTTTAAAGAATCGCAGGGCCAAGGCCCCGGAATCCGCGGCAAGAGCCACTCCCAAATCCAACCAGGGCAACACCTCGGCAAGAAGTCCCCGGCGTTGCAACTCCGCCAAGGCGTCAATGGCTCCCCTCGCTGCTTTCGGGGCCTCATCCGTGAGCTCTTCCAGCAGCACCAATACCCCGTCCAACGTGTCAGGCCTGACGGACGATTCGGCGATGGTGGTCACCACTGCCGCAGCAGAGTCCCCTCCAAGTTGGTCGGCAAGCAGATCAAGAAGTTGTTGGGACGCGCGCCCAGACGCCATGGCTGAATAGTCCGTTGTAAGGGAAGTCGTGGATTGTAAAGGACACAATTTCGCTTGTAAACTGTGTCCGCACGGGCAAGACCTATCAATGACCGGCAGACGTTTACCTGGGCGAAAGGAACGCGAGGGACGGAATGGCTGAGCCAAGCAAAGAAAGTCTCGAGAAGATGTGGAAGTATGTCAAAGGCTTCGCTGAGAAGAGCGGCACGAGCATGCACCCGAATCAGGCGGTGACCAACGCCGTCGTTCTGGGATTGGCCGCGCACATCGACGAGTTAGGCAAGCCACTCTGCCCCTGCAACTTCTACCCCGACAAACAGGCCGAATCCAAGTTGCGGCGCTGGATGTGCGCGTGCGACGAAATGCAGATCTATAAATATTGCCACTGTTTGCTCTTCGTGAACGAAGAAGGCATGCCAATCACCGAGTACCTGCCCGAGGACCACGAAGGGCGTCAATGCTACGGCCTCGTCCCTGATCCGACTCCTGACAAGGGCCGGGCGCTCCGGCACAAGGCGCTGCCCATGGCGACAAAGGACGCACCTCCTGCTTCCCCTCCGGATCCCGCGGTGTAAGCGTGCGCAGTGACAGCCGACGACAGAAAGCACTGGTGCCACCCCTTCTCCTCTGGCTGTTGTTAGCCCTCATCTCCGTCACCGCGACCGGTTGCCTCCGCACGATGGACGCCATCGATCCGAGAGCCTTGCCGGTCACCAGCCCCTCCGCTCGGCAACTCCATGCCCACGTGTCCTTCCTGGCCAGTCCCGAATTGTCCGGACGCCAACCGGGTAGCATCGGCAACCGCCAGGCTGCACACTACATCGAGGAACAGTTTCGTGCGGTCGGACTGCAACCGCTCCCCTCCCTCGGCGGCTATCGGCAGACCATCTCTGAACGGATGGGCGACAACATCCTCGGAATCATTCCACCGATCGACGGCACCGGCACCACACGCTGGATTGTGATCGGTGCCCATTATGACCACCTGGGGTATCCCTTCCTCGGAGCCGACGACAACGCCTCCTCCATCGCCATTCTGATCGAAACAGGCCGCAGCCTGGCCAAGGCCTCCCGCTACGGTATCCTGTTCGTAGCGTTCAACAGCGAGGAATCCCCGTATTTCGGTACGCCGGAAATGGGCTCGCAATTTCTGTTTCATCACCCGCCACCGGAAATCGGCGCTGCCGACAATCTTCAAGCTGTCATCATCATGGACCTGATGGGAGGCGTGCACTGGACACCGCTCAAGAATGCGATTTTCGCCACCGGCGCGGAGAAAAGCCCGGAATTCTACAGACACGTCACTCGCACGTCGGTGCCATCGCTCACCGTATTCCCGGTTGGAATTCATCTTGTCGAAGAAATCCCTGATCGCGGGCACAAGGCCTTCAGCGATTATGACGTGTTCCGCAACCACCAGATCCCGTTTCTCTTTCTGTCCGCGGCGCGCTCACCTCGCTATCACACGGCAGGCGATGTCGCCAGTACGCTTAACTACGAACGCATGGCCGCCACCGTTGAATGGCTCAACCAGCTCGTCGCGCTGATGGGACAGGACGAGACCCTGTATACCTTTCACCCCCAACGGGTGGAGTTCGCCGATGAAGTCGCATCATTTCGCGGCATCGTGGAACAAGCCATTCACGAGGAGACACTCATTCCCGGGACGTCACGCTGGTCGCTAAGGAAATTGCGGCAGGATGTCGACTGGATGCGGGAGTTGGACCGATCGGCGCCCACGCCGCAACAACTGGAGCGGCTGGAACGGATTTCTATTCGGGTGCAATGCCTGATCGCCGACTATTCAGGTTGCTTTACCTTCTAATCACGACGGGCCTCAGAACCACGCGCGACCTGGTCATTGCCACCCTTCGGTCTCATACCCTTTGTCCTTCAGGCACCGTTCGACAAAGGCGGCATAGTCCTGCCGTGGCTGGAGCGGCTTGTAGGTGCCCGCCAGCAGGCCCAATACCGTGCCGACCGCGCCCCCTGCAGCTGCCCCAATGGCAATGCCCGTGGGCCCTCCGATCAACCCGGCAGAGGCTCCCACCGCCGCCCCTCCGATGAGGCCCAAGGTTGCCCCGGCACCGGCATTCCCGCTGCGGTTGGTCCCATGGTCCAACCCGGACCGCTCTGCCTTCAGTCCACACACCGCTGCCTCACGTTCTGCCTGATCTTTGCCATGCAGCTGCAGATACGTGGTTGGCTTGAGAATCGGCTCCGGGCCAGCGCAAGCAACCAGAGTCAGAATCATGAAGAAGCTGAGACCTTGAGCGCCTCGTGCTCCGATCCGGCTAAATGTGCGAACGAGCCACGCCCGCCAGGCTTCTAGGTCATCGTGCATACGGCCTCCCATCGGCATAACCCACGATCCCGCCGGACCTCTCCGCTTGGAGACTCAGTGCAGTTGGAGTTGCGCACGCACCTGCTCCGCTGAACGGCCCTTGACTAGGACCAGTTTCTGCCGGCTCCCCGCTCCGCTCAGAATGACGACCGCACTCGACGGAAGATCACAGAGACGGGCAAGAAAGCGGCACAACTCGTCGTTCGCTGCCCCGTCAGACGGCGGCGCGGCCACACGAATCTTCACCGCCTGACCATGGATCCCGGCACATGCTGTACGCGAAGCTTTCGGCTGGACATGCACCGCGATGATCGCGCCGTCAGGCGTGGTGCGAACGATCTCTGCTTCTGATGGAATTCGGCGTTGGCGCTGGGAATCTGCGCTGCTCACACGCTGCCTGCGGACGCCGGGCCACAACCGGCACCTGAGTTAGAACACCGCTTTCACAACTTCAACAATGCTACGCAACATGTCCGGATCATCGGTGATCGGACGGGCCAGGGCCACATCGCAAGCGCGCTCAGCTGGAACACCCTGCTTGATCAAGGTCGCGGCATAGATCAGCAGCCTAGTGCTGACGCCCTCTTCGAGGCCATGATTCTTCAGATTGCGGACTTTCTCAGCAATCTTCACAAGCCGTTGCGCGATCTCGGCACCCACACCGGCCTCGTGCGCCACAACCTGAGCCTCGATCGCCGGCATTGGATAATCAAACTCAATAGCCATAAAGCGCTGTTTGGTGCTTTGTTTCAGATCTTTCAGGATGCTTTGGTAGCCGGGGTTGTATGAGATGACCAGCATGAAGTCATCAACCGCCTCGATGACCTGCCCCTTTTTCTCGATCGGCAGGAGCCGCCGGTCATCGCTCAACGGATGGATGATGACGGTGGTGTCTTTGCGGGCCTCGACGATCTCGTCCAGATAGACAATGGCCCCCTGCTTCACTCCAAGCGTGAGCGGACCGTCCATCCACACCGTCTCCTGGCCCTTCAAGAGGTAGCGGCCGACGAGATCGGAAGCAGTCAGGTCTTCATGGCAAGCCACGGTAATCAACGGCCGGCCCAACCGATAGGCCATGTGCTGGACGAATCGCGTTTTTCCGCAGCCCGTCGGCCCCTTGAGCATGACCGGCATCCGGCTCTTGGCGGCGATGGTAAACAGGCCCACCTCACCCCGCACGTCGGCATAAAAGGGCTCCTGGGCAATCCGGTATTGGTCGATGCCTTGTTCGTACCCCTTCGAAACCGTCGCCGTTCGCCCCTCGTTCATCGCCACACCCCTACATTGAATTGAGTCAACCGCATGGTGCGCCACGATAAACGGAAACGAGCAGGAAGTTCAAGCGATCGGCCGGATGCCATGGGATGCCGACGCCGGGGTCTCCCATTCATCAGCCGACCTTGGAGCCGTCCAGCACTTCTCGAACCTTTTGAGCCAGTGTCGTCGGCGTGAAAGGCTTTTGCAGGAAGGAATGCTCAGTATCGATGCCGCCCTTAGAAAAAGCCGGATGGTCCGGATAGCCGGACATGTACAGTACCTTGACCTCCGGGCGCACCGTGGCCAGCTTCTCAGCAACCTCAGGGCCGCTCATTTGCGGCATCACGACGTCCGTCAGGAGCAAATGAATCGGCCCTGCATGTTTGGCGCCGGTGAGCAAGGCCTCGATACCATGCCGAGCCTCCAGCACGGTATATCCATGGAGTCGCAATGTCTCATTGACCAAGCGCCGGACCCCCGGTTCATCCTCCACCAACAACACGGTCTCACGCCCGCGCACCGAGTCACCACCGACAGCGACGGATTCGGCTTCCGGACTCGCGGCCTCCACGCGGGGGAAGAAAATTTTGAACGTCGCCCCGCGGCCCGGCTTACTCTCTACCTCGATAAACCCCCCGCTCTGTTTGACGATCCCATAGACCGTCGACAACCCGAGGCCGGTCCCCTTGCCCTTTTCCTTGGTGGTGAAAAACGGCTCGAACACGTGCGACTGGGTGTCCTCGTCCATCCCATGCCCCGTATCGCGCACAATCAGCGCAATATAGGAACCGGGCTCGGCGCCCATCGGCGGACGATTGCGGCGCGGGCCGAATTGCACGTTGGCAGTTTCCACGGTCAAGCGGCCCCCGTTCGGCATGGCATCGCGCGCGTTGACGGCCAGATTCATGATGACCTGCTCGACCTGACCGGGATCTGCCTTCACCTGCCCCAAACCGGGATCCATCACCGTGCAGAGCTCCACGATGTCCTCACCCAGCAATCGCCTGAGCATGCCCTCCATATTGTGGATCACGGAATTCAGGTCCAACACCTTCGGCGCAATAAACTGCCGACGGCTGAAGGCCAGCAACTGCCCCGTGAGGCCTGACGCGCGATCCGCTGCCTTCTTCACCTCTTCTAACTCTTTTCGGAATCCATCGGTGGGCGAAAGACGGCTGAGCACCAGCTCGCTGTACCCGCGAATCACAGTCAGCATGTTGTTGAAGTCGTGAGCGACTCCGCCGGCCAACCGCCCAACGGCTTCCATCTTCTGCGACTGCTGAAGCTGGGCCTCCGTGCGACGCAAGGCTTCCTCCGCCCTGGCTCGATCGCCGAACTGGCCGATCTTGAGTCCCACATCGGCCACCATCTTCAACAACTGCTCGTCCGGCTGTTTGATTTCCCGCCGGAATAACTCGATGACGCCCTCCACCTCTGTGCCGACCCGGACGGGAAATCCGAACGCGCCATGCAGGCCCACCCGGGAGGCCGCGGCGCCGCGCGGGAAATTCGCCTCTTGCACCACATCCTTGATCCAGGTGGGCTCCCCTGCCTGCCAAATCCGTCCGGGAAGCCCCTGGCCGATCGAGAAGGTATGCTGCCAGGTTTCCAACACAAATTCTTCGGCATTCAGCCCCGGGGACTGCCAGACATCCAGGCAACGCAACACACT encodes the following:
- a CDS encoding ferredoxin-thioredoxin reductase catalytic domain-containing protein; its protein translation is MAEPSKESLEKMWKYVKGFAEKSGTSMHPNQAVTNAVVLGLAAHIDELGKPLCPCNFYPDKQAESKLRRWMCACDEMQIYKYCHCLLFVNEEGMPITEYLPEDHEGRQCYGLVPDPTPDKGRALRHKALPMATKDAPPASPPDPAV
- a CDS encoding M28 family metallopeptidase — its product is MPPLLLWLLLALISVTATGCLRTMDAIDPRALPVTSPSARQLHAHVSFLASPELSGRQPGSIGNRQAAHYIEEQFRAVGLQPLPSLGGYRQTISERMGDNILGIIPPIDGTGTTRWIVIGAHYDHLGYPFLGADDNASSIAILIETGRSLAKASRYGILFVAFNSEESPYFGTPEMGSQFLFHHPPPEIGAADNLQAVIIMDLMGGVHWTPLKNAIFATGAEKSPEFYRHVTRTSVPSLTVFPVGIHLVEEIPDRGHKAFSDYDVFRNHQIPFLFLSAARSPRYHTAGDVASTLNYERMAATVEWLNQLVALMGQDETLYTFHPQRVEFADEVASFRGIVEQAIHEETLIPGTSRWSLRKLRQDVDWMRELDRSAPTPQQLERLERISIRVQCLIADYSGCFTF
- a CDS encoding DUF167 domain-containing protein; amino-acid sequence: MSSADSQRQRRIPSEAEIVRTTPDGAIIAVHVQPKASRTACAGIHGQAVKIRVAAPPSDGAANDELCRFLARLCDLPSSAVVILSGAGSRQKLVLVKGRSAEQVRAQLQLH
- a CDS encoding CbbQ/NirQ/NorQ/GpvN family protein, which codes for MNEGRTATVSKGYEQGIDQYRIAQEPFYADVRGEVGLFTIAAKSRMPVMLKGPTGCGKTRFVQHMAYRLGRPLITVACHEDLTASDLVGRYLLKGQETVWMDGPLTLGVKQGAIVYLDEIVEARKDTTVIIHPLSDDRRLLPIEKKGQVIEAVDDFMLVISYNPGYQSILKDLKQSTKQRFMAIEFDYPMPAIEAQVVAHEAGVGAEIAQRLVKIAEKVRNLKNHGLEEGVSTRLLIYAATLIKQGVPAERACDVALARPITDDPDMLRSIVEVVKAVF